The window GTGGTTTTGCCGAGGGTGTTCACCTCTTCCCATTCCGAACAGAGTAGTTAAGTCCCTCATGGCCGATGGTACTTGGTCCTTGACCTGGGAGAGTAGGTAGCCGCCATATTTATTGAAAGCCTCAACTTGTGTTGAGGTTTTTTTTTGCTTATAACTGAGCATTAAAAGGTTTTCTAGAAGCGTATAAAAAGTTATAAGACTTGTGAGAATATCCCGAAGAGTCGGGACAGGGTCCGCCGCCATATTTATTGAAAGCCTTCCCGTACTTACGGGATGGCTTTTTTTTGCCTATAACTGAGCATTGAAGGTTTTCTAGAAGTGTATAAAAAGTTATAAGACTTGTGAGAATATCCCGAAGAGTCGGGACAGGGTCCGCCGACATATTTATTGAAAGCCTTCCCGTACTTACGGGATGGCTTTTTTGCTCGTAACTGATTAATTACAAATTGAAACTACTGTAGAAAATGAAAAAGCCCGTCCGAAGACAGGCTTTTGTAATTTGTATAGGATCGTGACTAGTTCTTAAAAGTGAATTTGAAATAGAGTAAGATCAAACTCAAAAAGAATATCACACCATTGGCAATAATCACCGGCCAAAGCATCAGATAGATACCATAAACCAGCCAAACGATTACGCTGGTAAACACAATC is drawn from Chitinophagales bacterium and contains these coding sequences:
- a CDS encoding SemiSWEET transporter; this encodes MEVPMWVNFIGHFGAFLSAITFIPQVWQAWKTKSVKDLSLGMLLIVFTSVIVWLVYGIYLMLWPVIIANGVIFFLSLILLYFKFTFKN